A portion of the Deltaproteobacteria bacterium genome contains these proteins:
- a CDS encoding MFS transporter: MNKLSTQDPKLAPKSSNRSWTALVKDRQILSWALYDWGNSAFATTVMAGFFPIFFKQYWSTGNQGIQASLESTAKLGYANSFSSLVLGLSAPLLGALADRANGRKKFLLAFTMLGATSASSLFFVAQGQWIFATILYVMASVGFWGGQNFYDALLSLVSPKADMDHVSGLGYGLGYLGGGVLFAVNVFMTLKPELFGLANAAEAVRVSFFTVGIWWLVFTLPLMFNVQESKGTEEKLNYLRLFKESIKEVAHTFRSLKSHRSAFLFLIGYFFYIDGVNTIIKMAVDYGMSLGFKSESLIVALLLVQFIGFPAAIGFGFLAKWIGARKSLYIAIAVYALVTVAATGLQVEWHFYALAAVIGMVQGGIQALSRSVFGQLVPSERSGEFFGFFNMLGRFSSVLGPLLIAVTSTITSSHRISMLSLLILFAVGAFVLRKVQFPEDDARTDA, translated from the coding sequence ATGAACAAACTCTCGACTCAGGACCCGAAACTTGCTCCTAAAAGCTCCAACAGAAGCTGGACGGCCTTAGTAAAGGACCGGCAAATTCTATCTTGGGCTTTATATGACTGGGGCAATTCTGCATTTGCAACGACGGTCATGGCCGGCTTCTTCCCAATCTTCTTCAAACAGTACTGGAGCACTGGTAACCAAGGAATTCAAGCGTCGCTAGAATCAACGGCGAAACTAGGCTACGCGAATTCATTTTCTAGTCTCGTACTTGGACTATCTGCTCCGCTTCTTGGTGCCCTTGCGGATCGCGCGAACGGACGGAAAAAGTTTTTACTCGCCTTCACCATGCTTGGTGCGACTTCTGCTTCCTCACTCTTCTTTGTTGCACAAGGCCAATGGATCTTTGCCACTATTCTCTACGTCATGGCCTCCGTTGGTTTCTGGGGTGGCCAGAATTTTTATGACGCTCTTTTGAGCTTGGTCTCGCCAAAAGCAGACATGGACCATGTCTCAGGATTAGGATACGGCCTCGGCTATTTGGGAGGAGGCGTCCTTTTTGCCGTCAATGTCTTCATGACGCTTAAACCCGAATTGTTTGGTTTAGCAAACGCGGCTGAAGCCGTTCGAGTTTCCTTTTTCACGGTCGGCATTTGGTGGCTCGTCTTTACCCTTCCGCTGATGTTCAATGTTCAGGAATCTAAAGGTACAGAAGAAAAACTGAACTACCTCCGACTCTTCAAAGAATCGATCAAGGAAGTTGCTCATACCTTTCGAAGTCTCAAATCACACCGATCAGCGTTTCTTTTTCTGATTGGCTACTTCTTTTACATCGACGGTGTGAATACCATTATCAAGATGGCCGTTGACTACGGCATGTCGCTTGGCTTTAAAAGCGAATCTTTGATTGTCGCACTTTTGCTTGTTCAGTTCATCGGTTTCCCCGCCGCCATAGGATTTGGTTTTTTGGCAAAGTGGATCGGCGCAAGGAAGTCGCTCTACATTGCAATCGCCGTTTACGCTCTCGTAACTGTTGCGGCCACAGGCCTACAGGTCGAGTGGCACTTCTACGCGTTGGCCGCAGTGATTGGCATGGTACAAGGAGGGATTCAAGCTCTCAGCCGATCTGTTTTTGGCCAATTGGTACCGAGTGAAAGGTCCGGAGAATTTTTTGGATTTTTCAATATGCTAGGACGCTTTTCTTCCGTCCTCGGTCCCCTTTTGATTGCGGTCACGAGCACCATCACTTCGAGTCATCGGATATCAATGCTAAGTTTACTGATCCTCTTCGCTGTTGGAGCGTTCGTTTTGCGCAAGGTACAGTTTCCTGAAGATGACGCGAGGACAGACGCATGA
- a CDS encoding ABC transporter ATP-binding protein has translation MIEVIELAKTYKAKPKDVEAVRGLSLKIPKGVCFGILGPNGAGKTTTIEIMEGLTKPDRGEVRYNGEIVISAKGGSRAPKKWSQAIGIQFQQTALQDHLTGRELLELFAGLYAIDDKAGHVQRAIETCEISEFVDREPKKLSGGQKQRVLLALALVHAPEIVFLDEPTTGLDPQARRLFWKLVTRIKQQGRTVILTTHYMDEAEILCDTLVLVDQGKVIDEGAPSELLKKYGVKNLDELFLSRTGRDLRGDL, from the coding sequence ATGATTGAAGTTATTGAGCTCGCGAAAACCTACAAAGCCAAACCCAAAGATGTGGAAGCAGTTCGTGGTCTTTCTCTGAAGATCCCAAAGGGAGTTTGCTTTGGAATTCTGGGCCCCAATGGAGCTGGGAAAACCACCACCATAGAAATTATGGAAGGCTTGACGAAACCTGATCGCGGCGAGGTTCGCTATAACGGCGAAATCGTGATTTCGGCGAAGGGTGGATCGAGAGCCCCGAAGAAGTGGTCGCAAGCAATCGGAATTCAGTTTCAGCAGACGGCACTTCAAGATCATCTCACGGGGCGCGAACTACTAGAGCTTTTTGCGGGGCTCTATGCGATCGACGACAAGGCCGGGCATGTGCAAAGAGCTATTGAAACTTGTGAAATTTCAGAATTCGTCGACCGGGAGCCTAAGAAATTAAGTGGAGGTCAAAAGCAACGCGTACTGTTGGCTCTTGCTCTGGTGCATGCACCTGAAATTGTTTTTCTCGACGAGCCAACCACGGGGCTAGATCCACAAGCGCGCCGTCTGTTTTGGAAACTGGTGACTCGTATCAAACAACAAGGTCGGACTGTTATTCTGACGACTCATTACATGGATGAGGCGGAAATATTGTGCGACACTTTGGTCTTGGTTGATCAGGGCAAGGTCATCGACGAAGGTGCGCCAAGTGAGCTTTTGAAAAAATACGGTGTTAAAAATTTGGATGAACTTTTTTTGAGTCGCACCGGGCGAGACTTGCGCGGAGACTTGTGA
- a CDS encoding ABC transporter permease — MLNRLWRLFTARNKEFYRDRGSMSWNLLFPVLIIAGFAFAYSGKPKPLFTVGVVKLDSAALQNPLANWQYAKFVEIENSPEALAKAKEKVGRHQLDLLISAEGAEGHYWVNPTSPQGDTLEKMLASITGVKWTRESTEGAAIRFVDWLTPGVIGINMMFSALFGVGYVLVRYRKSGVLKRLKATPVRSWEFLAAQIFSRFILISVTTFAIFSGAILILGIPVRGSFLALAVVLGVGTLCLISLGLVVAARVSSEELAGGLLNMMTWPMMFLSGVWFSLEGLNPWLQKASLISPLTHMVGAARAIMIDGESLFSPAVAGPVLILALIALLGLAVGSALFKWE; from the coding sequence TTGCTGAATCGCCTTTGGCGGTTGTTCACAGCACGCAACAAAGAGTTTTATCGGGACCGTGGTTCGATGAGCTGGAACCTTTTGTTTCCAGTCTTGATCATTGCAGGCTTTGCATTTGCCTACAGTGGCAAACCCAAGCCCTTGTTCACCGTCGGTGTCGTGAAGCTAGATTCAGCCGCTTTGCAAAACCCACTCGCCAACTGGCAATATGCGAAGTTTGTTGAGATCGAGAATTCGCCTGAAGCACTGGCGAAGGCAAAAGAAAAAGTCGGTCGGCATCAGTTGGATCTTTTGATCTCGGCCGAGGGCGCGGAAGGGCATTACTGGGTCAACCCAACTTCTCCGCAGGGCGATACGCTTGAAAAAATGCTCGCCTCCATTACTGGAGTAAAATGGACGAGAGAGTCCACAGAAGGCGCAGCGATTCGATTTGTCGATTGGTTAACGCCCGGTGTGATTGGTATCAATATGATGTTTTCGGCGTTATTCGGAGTCGGATATGTTCTGGTACGGTACAGAAAGTCGGGTGTCCTCAAACGTTTGAAAGCGACTCCAGTACGATCGTGGGAGTTTCTTGCGGCTCAAATTTTCTCGCGATTCATTTTAATTTCAGTCACGACCTTTGCGATTTTCAGCGGCGCCATTCTCATTCTTGGCATTCCCGTGCGGGGCTCCTTCCTGGCGCTAGCGGTGGTGCTTGGAGTAGGGACGCTGTGTTTGATCTCACTTGGCCTTGTCGTTGCGGCTCGAGTTTCCAGTGAGGAATTGGCTGGCGGACTGTTGAATATGATGACTTGGCCGATGATGTTCTTATCAGGTGTTTGGTTCTCGCTTGAAGGTCTTAACCCATGGTTGCAAAAAGCGTCGTTGATTTCGCCTTTAACCCACATGGTTGGTGCAGCACGCGCGATCATGATCGATGGTGAAAGTCTTTTTTCGCCAGCCGTTGCTGGGCCTGTACTTATTCTCGCATTGATTGCGCTGCTTGGTCTTGCGGTGGGATCAGCGTTGTTCAAGTGGGAATAG